The Styela clava chromosome 2, kaStyClav1.hap1.2, whole genome shotgun sequence genome contains a region encoding:
- the LOC120336037 gene encoding atlastin-2-like yields MACAGKTISSKLYNREDLNRAQGSIDRRQSNSDHKLIPIAYDEDGHLQLNLDALKRILSNPLIGDKPISIISVAGQYRTGKSFLLNFFIRYLRKNGWKKCDWIGDESTKVTDGIDWEKRTEAHTKGILMWPEIFVVEDCGNDVVVLLMDTQGLFDTDTGSDTNARILSVSTLLSSHQILNIMNRIEERDLEHLQLCSNHAKAATRDVRKEIVCNKPFQTLSFLVRDWQYEFEHKYGDGGMDYLDGILNRTSRSTEVNNVKKSAREVFSNVQCFLMPHPGDDVLTKIKINVTNEDLDEDFMTMVQELATKVLHPKNLVIKKLEDETLTGNQILELMSTVSHCFNQGQLPEIRTLYEEAAHSFSTKVMQASIEKYKVEIEKSCKQAILEWKLENYHEKAIKNAKRNFQQNATFGSDDIEINYLRQTELTCNEYLSEMKIRNSSLLRKQTEVVSGAKERCLSDYQSNMNKDFRDEALSHRELQMFHDKHREAAPQLLRREVASLNSDHDQILKYDKDLENKIKQKYHEFQLENQRNLDLKRRQQELTFNEHEQTVEEFLQSICGYYQSDLAEWERHIKHQFNRNL; encoded by the exons ATGGCATGTGCTGGCAAAACAATTTCAAGCAAGTTATATAATCGAGAAGATCTTAACAGAGCTCAGGGGTCTATTGACAGAAGACAAA GTAATTCAGACCATAAGCTTATACCCATTGCATATGACGAAGATGGTCATTTACAATTAAATCTCGATGCCTTAAAAAGAATACTTTCAAACCCACTGATAGGTGATAAACCGATATCTATCATTTCTGTTGCTGGGCAATACAGAACAGGGAAGTCGTTTCTGCTGAATTTCTTCATTCGGTATCTGCGAAAAAACGGG TGGAAAAAGTGTGATTGGATTGGAGATGAATCAACCAAAGTTACAGATGGAATTGATTGGGAAAAAAGAACAGAAGCGCATACGAAAGGAATATTAATGTGGCcggaaatttttgttgtagaaGATTGCGGAAATGAC GTTGTTGTTCTTTTAATGGATACACAAGGATTGTTTGATACAGATACAGGATCGGACACAAATGCAAGAATTTTATCAGTCAGCACTTTGCTGAGTTCACACCAAATACTAAATATTATGAACAGAATTGAAGAAAGAGATCTGGAGCATTTGCAG TTATGCAGTAATCACGCAAAAGCTGCGACAAGAGACGTAAGGAAAGAAATTGTTTGCAATAAGCCATTTCAG ACTTTGTCTTTCCTTGTTCGTGACTGGCAATATGAATTCGAGCACAAATATGGTGATGGCGGCATGGATTATCTCGATGGAATTTTGAATCGAACATCGAGATCAACTGAAGTAAACAACGTGAAAAAATCAGCACGAGAAGTTTTTAGTAACGTTCAATGTTTCCTGATGCCTCATCCAGGAGATGATGTGCtgaccaaaattaaaataaatgttacaAATGAAG acCTTGATGAAGACTTCATGACCATGGTTCAGGAACTTGCCACAAAAGTTTTACATCCAAAAAATCTTGTCATCAAAAAACTTGAAGATGAAACGTTGACTGGAAATCAAATACTTGAACTGATGTCTACAGTTAGTCATTGCTTTAATCAGGGACAACTGCCAGAAATCAGGACATTATATGAG GAAGCTGCTCATTCATTCAGCACAAAAGTAATGCAGGCATCTATTGAGAAGTATAAAGTTGAAATTGAAAAG AGTTGCAAGCAAGCTATCCTGGAGTGGAAACTGGAAAATTATCACGAGAAAGCAATAAAAAACGCAAAacgaaattttcaacaaaatgcaACATTCGGAAGTGATGATATCGAAATCAATTATTTGAGACAAACTGAATTAACCTGCAATGAGTATTTGTCAGAGATGAAGATTCGAAATTCAAGTTTATTG AGAAAACAAACTGAGGTCGTGTCAGGGGCTAAAGAAAGATGTCTGTCTGACTATCAAAGTAACATGAACAAG GATTTCAGAGATGAAGCATTGTCTCATCGCGAGCTTCAAATGTTTCATGACAAGCATCGTGAAGCAGCTCCGCAATTACTACGACGTGAAGTTGCATCTTTAAATTCTGATCATGATCAGATCTTGAAATATGATAAGGatcttgaaaacaaaataaaacaaaaatatcacgAGTTTCAATTGGAGAATCAGAGAAACCTCGACCTGAAAAGG CGACAACAAGAATTGACTTTTAATGAACATGAACAGACGGTAGAAGAATTTTTACAATCGATTTGTGGG TATTATCAAAGTGACCTGGCAGAGTGGGAAAGACACATAAAACATCAATTTAATCGgaatttatag